A window of Deltaproteobacteria bacterium contains these coding sequences:
- a CDS encoding PQQ-dependent sugar dehydrogenase, with the protein MSTGQEGPTELGGSGVPRLVRLLIAALGLALVADARAAVAPGFTQTAYVTGLDTPTAIAFLPDHRLLVAEKGGFSGSGNAALKLFDAGTVTTLGTIPVCAAGEMGLLGIAIDPSFLTNGFIYLYRTEPDGGCNVAADRSNEVVRVTMTGTSIDSPTVLLTGIRTDEEHHDGGGMRIGPDGKLYVSVGDTGVGDPLVCPGLATNPYAEDLNALEGKVLRLELDGSVPEDNPYVGQAGKRGEIFASGFRNPFRFGFDPVTGALWLGDVGDVTIEEIDIVTVGADYAWPHCEGTLPSACEHPGDKDPIFEYWHGYSDLDTGCGGEGLPELGGTVIGGAFAPATFGGRGGHYFFADFNISNIYDAVVNDTRDGIVGTPSAFVNYAGGPVDLIFGPDGALYYVAINAGQVRRVAPTVDAGDQFLNGKKLVLKTKTGTAIKKSFAVMAKDPGISLGGGPGSGDDPTLHPADLRVVSTEFDDTYTLPQANWRTSRNGYVYKDATRSDGPVRFVAMMAGKAVKVIASGAALGHTLASDPNPVSVVLTTGGTHYCMTFGGTPKFAPDKLFSAVNAPAPGGCPP; encoded by the coding sequence ATTTCAACTGGACAAGAAGGTCCGACCGAGTTAGGGGGGTCCGGCGTGCCGCGCCTGGTCCGTCTCTTGATCGCCGCGCTCGGTCTCGCCCTTGTCGCCGATGCGCGGGCCGCAGTCGCACCCGGTTTTACCCAGACCGCATACGTCACTGGGCTCGACACACCGACCGCCATCGCGTTCTTGCCCGATCACCGGTTGCTCGTCGCGGAGAAGGGCGGGTTCAGCGGGTCGGGGAACGCCGCGCTCAAGCTCTTCGACGCGGGCACGGTCACCACGCTCGGGACGATCCCGGTGTGCGCCGCGGGTGAGATGGGTCTCCTCGGCATTGCGATCGATCCCAGCTTCCTGACCAACGGCTTCATCTACCTCTACCGAACCGAGCCGGACGGTGGCTGCAACGTTGCGGCCGACCGTTCGAACGAGGTCGTTCGAGTCACCATGACCGGGACGAGCATCGATTCGCCCACCGTTCTCCTCACGGGAATCCGTACCGACGAGGAGCACCACGATGGCGGCGGGATGCGGATCGGTCCGGATGGGAAGCTCTACGTGAGTGTGGGCGATACCGGGGTCGGCGACCCGCTCGTCTGCCCCGGCCTGGCGACCAACCCGTACGCCGAAGATTTGAACGCGCTCGAGGGTAAGGTGCTCCGTCTGGAGCTCGACGGCAGCGTCCCCGAAGACAATCCGTACGTCGGGCAGGCCGGCAAGCGTGGCGAGATATTCGCAAGCGGCTTCCGCAACCCTTTTCGCTTCGGGTTCGATCCCGTCACCGGGGCGCTCTGGCTCGGTGACGTCGGCGACGTGACGATCGAGGAGATCGACATCGTCACCGTGGGCGCTGACTATGCATGGCCTCACTGCGAAGGCACGCTGCCGTCCGCCTGTGAGCATCCCGGCGACAAGGATCCGATCTTCGAGTACTGGCATGGTTACTCGGACCTCGACACCGGCTGCGGCGGTGAGGGCCTTCCTGAGCTCGGCGGTACGGTGATCGGGGGTGCATTCGCGCCCGCAACCTTCGGCGGACGCGGCGGTCACTACTTCTTCGCCGATTTCAACATCAGCAACATCTACGACGCCGTTGTGAACGATACTCGCGATGGGATCGTTGGCACGCCGAGCGCATTCGTGAACTATGCCGGCGGGCCGGTCGACCTCATCTTCGGGCCGGATGGCGCCCTCTACTACGTGGCGATCAACGCGGGACAGGTCCGCCGCGTAGCGCCCACCGTCGATGCTGGTGATCAGTTCCTGAACGGGAAGAAGCTCGTTCTCAAGACGAAAACCGGCACTGCGATCAAGAAGTCGTTCGCAGTAATGGCAAAGGACCCCGGTATCTCGCTCGGCGGTGGGCCGGGCAGCGGGGACGACCCGACGTTGCATCCCGCCGATCTCCGAGTCGTCAGCACTGAGTTCGACGACACCTACACGCTGCCGCAGGCCAACTGGCGGACGAGCAGGAACGGCTACGTCTACAAGGACGCCACCCGGTCGGACGGGCCGGTCAGGTTCGTCGCGATGATGGCCGGCAAGGCCGTGAAGGTCATCGCCAGCGGAGCCGCTCTTGGTCATACACTTGCGAGCGACCCGAATCCGGTCTCGGTCGTGCTTACAACCGGAGGGACGCACTATTGCATGACCTTCGGGGGTACGCCGAAATTCGCGCCCGACAAGCTGTTCTCCGCGGTGAACGCGCCAGCTCCCGGGGGCTGCCCCCCATAG
- a CDS encoding radical SAM protein, with amino-acid sequence MRLADKLALGYAYGTSLLAYMVDGPPRPFSATFAVTNRCNLRCSYCNCPFIDPTNLDLPRIDVLFGRLREMGVRRLGLAGGEPMMRRDLGDIIAMAKERGFWVSVNSNLTLFDRHPERLELADLVYTSLDGDETSHVAARGEGSYDGVMAAVTRLVGDGKPVIAICVVTEHSIGHADALLRQAEASGFRMHFQPQCVDTDVVRGGVSSSVSNEQLRAFWRGLLEEKRKGRPVVSSSPYLEFLSRWEDFSISAYYAPGVRCGAGRGFLYIDPLGKAYPCVYVKGKTTPVDLLAHGWREAWNRETPCTRCTVGPMLEFNLLFERPLSTAVDSIHAYA; translated from the coding sequence GTGCGGCTGGCTGACAAGCTCGCGCTCGGCTACGCGTACGGGACTAGCCTCCTCGCATACATGGTCGATGGCCCGCCGCGACCCTTCTCGGCGACGTTCGCCGTCACCAACCGCTGCAACCTGCGGTGCTCGTACTGCAACTGCCCCTTCATCGACCCGACGAACCTTGATCTTCCCCGCATCGACGTCCTGTTCGGCCGTCTCCGGGAGATGGGTGTCCGCCGGCTCGGGCTCGCGGGCGGGGAGCCGATGATGCGCCGGGATCTCGGCGACATCATCGCGATGGCGAAGGAGCGGGGATTCTGGGTCAGCGTCAACTCGAATCTCACCCTGTTCGATCGGCATCCCGAACGGCTCGAGCTCGCGGACCTGGTCTACACGAGCCTCGACGGGGACGAGACTTCGCACGTCGCCGCCCGGGGCGAGGGGTCCTACGACGGCGTCATGGCAGCCGTCACGCGGCTCGTTGGCGACGGCAAGCCGGTGATCGCGATCTGCGTCGTGACGGAGCACAGCATCGGGCATGCGGACGCGCTCCTGCGGCAGGCCGAGGCGAGCGGCTTCCGGATGCACTTCCAGCCGCAGTGCGTGGACACCGACGTCGTGCGTGGCGGCGTCTCTTCCTCCGTCTCGAACGAGCAGCTCCGCGCCTTCTGGCGCGGGCTTCTCGAGGAGAAGCGCAAGGGACGCCCGGTCGTCAGCTCGTCGCCCTATCTCGAGTTCCTGTCCCGGTGGGAGGACTTCTCGATCTCCGCGTACTACGCGCCCGGGGTCCGCTGCGGCGCCGGCCGCGGCTTCCTGTACATCGATCCGCTCGGCAAGGCGTACCCCTGCGTGTACGTCAAGGGAAAGACCACGCCGGTCGACCTCCTCGCCCATGGCTGGCGCGAGGCGTGGAATCGCGAGACACCCTGCACGCGATGCACTGTCGGTCCGATGCTCGAGTTCAACCTTCTCTTCGAGCGACCGCTTTCGACCGCCGTCGACAGCATCCACGCGTACGCCTGA